A genome region from Setaria italica strain Yugu1 chromosome III, Setaria_italica_v2.0, whole genome shotgun sequence includes the following:
- the LOC101781856 gene encoding uncharacterized protein LOC101781856, which translates to MMSLPASTHLLPSAAAVSLLPRRVSLQLSYATGWRAGSRRPAVVRAATAEAAAPAYTSDSLILYFKAEGTMEERAIPKITESLEGMEGVKDLEVLIEEGIASVVLTKETTVQATGVASNLVEAIQGAGFKLQTLSLSFNDFDEATAGVGGGVQSSE; encoded by the exons ATGATGTCGTTGCCGGCCTCCACCCACCTGCTCCCCTCGGCCGCCGCGGTATccctcctccctcgccgcgTCTCCCTTCAGCTCTCCTACGCCACTGGGTGGAGGGCAGGAAGCCGCCGCCCGGCGGTGGTGCGCGCGGccacggcggaggcggcggcgcccgcctaCACGTCCGACTCCCTCATCCTCTACTTCAAGGCGGAGGGCACCATGGAAGAGAGGGCTATTCCCAAGATCACCGAATCACTCGAG GGTATGGAGGGGGTCAAGGACTTGGAGGTGCTCATCGAAGAAGGCATTGCAAGTGTTGTG TTAACAAAGGAGACAACTGTACAAGCTACGGGTGTGGCATCGAACCTGGTGGAAGCCATCCAGGGAGCTGGGTTCAAGCTGCAAACACTAAGCCTCAGCTTCAACGATTTCGATGAGGCAACAGCAGGAGTAGGAGGTGGTGTCCAATCCAGCGAGTGA
- the LOC101782258 gene encoding uncharacterized protein LOC101782258 translates to MVSREQKRGVLHEKLQILRSVTHSHAGDNMSIIADASSYIKDLKQKIAKLNQEIASAQHANVCQPLVSVEILENGFLINVFMDKCSPGLLASILEAFDEIGLSVLEARATCAGSFRLQAVGEEEGEDLIDAHAVEQAVVQAIKNCHSN, encoded by the exons ATGGTGTCCAGAGAGCAGAAGAGAGGAGTTTTGCACGAGAAGCTGCAGATCCTCCGCAGCGTTACTCATTCTCATGCG GGAGATAACATGTCGATAATTGCTGACGCATCATCGTACATCAAAGACCTGAAACAGAAAATCGCAAAGCTGAACCAAGAGATTGCATCCGCACAGCACGCCAATGTTTGCCAACCATTGGTGAGTGTTGAAATCCTAGAGAACGGTTTCCTCATCAATGTGTTCATGGACAAGTGTAGCCCAGGACTACTTGCTTCGATTCTTGAGGCATTTGACGAGATTGGGCTCAGCGTGCTTGAAGCTAGGGCTACCTGCGCTGGATCATTCCGTCTTCAAGCTGTAGGAGAG gaagaaggtgaggatCTAATCGATGCACATGCCGTGGAGCAAGCAGTGGTTCAAGCAATCAAGAACTGTCATTCAAACTGA